The Glycine soja cultivar W05 chromosome 6, ASM419377v2, whole genome shotgun sequence genome has a window encoding:
- the LOC114414114 gene encoding heme-binding protein 2-like has translation MAPSSTLQFPILLGLLLISFLGVEGVLPPSCNRYECPNYNVKYVGKNFEIRRYNSPVWISNLAVQDPSLVGATRSGFKRLFSYIYGNNNYKKEMNMTTPVISEVSINGGNSSIVVSFYVPKVNQADPPLANGLYVQRWKTIDVAVRQFGGFVKDSNIGLQVSALNDSLTGTTWSAIVKNKYIVAQYNSPFELYNRVNEIWFFYE, from the exons ATGGCTCCTAGTTCCACATTGCAATTCCCAATTCTCTTGGGTCTTCTCTTAATTTCATTTCTGGGTGTTGAAGGGGTACTTCCCCCATCATGCAATCGCTATGAGTGCCCCAACTATAATGTCAAATATGTAGGCAAAAACTTTGAAATCCGTCGTTATAATTCACCTGTGTGGATTTCAAATCTGGCTGTTCAAGACCCTTCTTTGGTTGGAGCTACAAGATCTGGCTTCAAAAG actatttagttatatttatgGTAACAACAACTATAAGAAGGAAATGAACATGACAACGCCTGTGATCAGTGAAGTATCAATTAATGGTGGAAATTCCTCAATTGTTGTGAGCTTCTATGTGCCGAAAGTGAACCAAGCAGACCCACCTTTGGCAAATGGTCTCTATGTTCAGAGATGGAAAACTATAGATGTAGCAGTAAGACAATTTGGTGGATTTGTCAAAGATTCTAATATTGGGTTGCAAGTGTCGGCCTTGAACGATAGTCTTACCGGCACTACATGGTCCGCTATTGTTAAGAATAAGTACATTGTGGCACAGTACAATTCCCCTTTTGAATTGTACAATAGAGTGAATGAGATATggtttttttatgaatga